GAAGTCATGGCCCGCATCGGCCCCTGCCGCCTGCGGGGGGCTGATGGCAAGACACCCTATCAGGCCCTGATACGGGCCATCATCGGCCAGCAGCTCCACGGGCGCGCGGCAGAGGCCATACTGGGGCGCGTCTGTGCCCTGTCAGGCGGAGACATGCCCGAGCCCGGCTTTCTGCTTTCCCTGCCGGAAGAAACGCTCAGGGGCTGCGGTCTTTCTGCGGCCAAGTATCTCGCTTTACGTGGCCTCGCGCAGGCGCGTCTGGACGGCATCGTGCCAGGTTCCACAGAGGCCGCCTTGCTGGACGACGAAACCCTGATCGCCCGGTTGACTGCGTTGAGGGGGGTGGGGCGCTGGACCGTAGAGATGTTACTCATCTTTACACTGGGACGGCACGATGTGCTGCCTGTCGATGACTTTGCCGTACGGGCAGGATGGCAAAAACTGCGCGGCCTCGATTTGCCTCCGAAGCCGGCGCAATTGCGGGTTGAGGGCGCACGTTTCACGCCTTGGCGCTCTGCACTGGCATGGTATCTGTGGCGTCTCTCGGAGGAAGGAAAGTCGGTGCGTAATGCCCTGACCGGATGAAACGGGGGGCTGTCCCGGCTCATTGAGTCTTCCACCTGTCGAGATAAGGCCCGCGAGGAGAATTCCCCCTCGCCTTGAGGGTATCAGCGCCCTGAGAGGGTGGGTATCAGGGACAGGAGGA
The sequence above is drawn from the Asaia bogorensis NBRC 16594 genome and encodes:
- a CDS encoding DNA-3-methyladenine glycosylase family protein; this encodes MLEDPALYACLGQDPALAEVMARIGPCRLRGADGKTPYQALIRAIIGQQLHGRAAEAILGRVCALSGGDMPEPGFLLSLPEETLRGCGLSAAKYLALRGLAQARLDGIVPGSTEAALLDDETLIARLTALRGVGRWTVEMLLIFTLGRHDVLPVDDFAVRAGWQKLRGLDLPPKPAQLRVEGARFTPWRSALAWYLWRLSEEGKSVRNALTG